A genomic segment from Limosilactobacillus sp. encodes:
- a CDS encoding HNH endonuclease has protein sequence MPYSPKKPCRYPGCPRLTHNTYCDVHAKQVSSHYNRYQRPKRSRPRYHRGWPKIRQRYLLHHPFCEMCLSQGRYTQATEVHHVLPLEHGGTNEFKNLMALCKPCHSRITAQMDDRWHKKPRRYHY, from the coding sequence ATGCCCTACTCACCCAAGAAACCCTGTCGTTACCCTGGCTGCCCGCGACTAACCCACAACACTTATTGTGACGTCCATGCTAAGCAAGTCAGTTCTCACTACAATCGTTACCAACGACCAAAACGTAGTCGTCCGCGCTATCATCGTGGCTGGCCAAAGATCCGTCAACGCTACTTGCTCCACCATCCCTTCTGTGAGATGTGCCTGAGCCAAGGAAGGTATACCCAAGCCACCGAGGTCCATCACGTTCTGCCTCTGGAACACGGCGGCACCAACGAGTTCAAGAACCTGATGGCATTATGTAAGCCATGCCACTCCCGCATCACCGCCCAGATGGATGATCGCTGGCATAAAAAGCCACGTCGATATCATTACTAA
- a CDS encoding P27 family phage terminase small subunit translates to MAKDGTNRGGSRIGAGRKPKSLHDKIQAGQDAQVIDLPTPTNLEGHVMPPVKEYLKAKQKNGLEFDAADIFKETWKWLVERGCERLVNTQLIEQYAVSVSRWIQCEECISKFGFLARHPTTGNAIASPYVSMSRDYMKQSSQLWFQIFQVVKENNATTYQGSTPQDDVMERLLRSRKGMN, encoded by the coding sequence TTGGCTAAAGATGGTACAAACCGTGGTGGATCCCGAATTGGTGCTGGACGCAAACCTAAATCACTTCACGATAAAATTCAAGCTGGACAAGACGCCCAAGTAATTGACCTACCAACTCCAACTAATTTGGAAGGTCATGTGATGCCGCCAGTTAAAGAGTACCTAAAAGCCAAGCAGAAAAATGGATTAGAGTTTGACGCTGCTGATATTTTTAAGGAAACCTGGAAATGGCTCGTTGAACGGGGGTGCGAAAGATTAGTCAACACACAACTGATCGAACAATATGCAGTAAGTGTTAGTCGCTGGATTCAGTGTGAAGAGTGTATCTCAAAATTTGGTTTTCTTGCCCGCCACCCGACGACCGGGAATGCGATTGCTTCCCCTTACGTATCAATGAGTCGCGACTATATGAAGCAATCTAGCCAATTATGGTTTCAAATTTTTCAGGTTGTTAAAGAAAACAACGCTACTACTTATCAAGGATCTACCCCACAAGATGATGTGATGGAACGCTTGCTCCGTTCACGGAAAGGAATGAACTGA
- a CDS encoding site-specific DNA-methyltransferase, producing MKIVKKKIADLIPADYNPRKDLQPGDPDYEKLKRSMKEFGYVDPIIWNQQTGRVVGGHQRLKILLDEGIEEAECVVVNLNEEKEKALNIALNKISGDWDKDKLALLMTDLQASDLDVSLTGFDENEISDLLGTEDDTHDDNFDVDSELDKPTFSKSGDLWHLGKHTLLCGDATKTESYQKLLGDHKVNLVLTDPPYNVDYSSKAGKIKNDHQTDEKFYQFLLAAFQNTNQAMANDASIYVFHADTEGLNFRRAFQDAGFYLSGCCIWKKQSLVLGRSPYQWQHEPVLYGWKKDGKHEWYTGRKESTIWEFDRPKQSKEHPTMKPIPLLAYPIMNSTMSNCTVLDPFGGSGSTLIACEQTNRVCYMMELDPKYCDVIVNRYIKQVDSDQEVSVERDGHTIPYSNLKKPA from the coding sequence ATGAAAATTGTTAAAAAGAAAATAGCAGACCTCATCCCCGCTGACTATAATCCACGTAAAGATTTGCAGCCGGGTGATCCCGACTACGAAAAGTTAAAACGATCAATGAAAGAATTTGGCTACGTTGACCCGATTATCTGGAACCAACAAACTGGCCGCGTGGTTGGAGGACACCAGCGATTAAAAATTCTCCTGGATGAAGGGATCGAAGAAGCCGAATGTGTAGTCGTCAACTTAAACGAAGAGAAAGAAAAAGCACTGAATATTGCACTTAACAAAATCAGCGGTGATTGGGATAAGGATAAGTTGGCTCTGCTCATGACCGACTTACAGGCCAGCGATTTGGATGTTTCATTAACTGGTTTTGACGAGAATGAGATCTCTGATCTTCTCGGTACCGAAGATGACACCCATGATGATAATTTTGACGTTGATAGCGAATTGGATAAACCAACCTTTTCAAAGTCAGGTGATTTATGGCACTTAGGTAAACACACTTTATTATGTGGTGACGCTACTAAAACAGAAAGTTACCAGAAATTGCTAGGTGATCATAAGGTCAACCTCGTGTTAACCGATCCACCATACAATGTTGATTACTCCAGCAAGGCTGGCAAGATCAAGAATGATCATCAAACCGACGAAAAGTTCTACCAGTTTCTACTCGCTGCTTTTCAAAATACGAATCAAGCAATGGCTAATGACGCCAGCATCTATGTTTTCCATGCCGACACGGAAGGCCTTAACTTCCGCCGTGCTTTCCAAGATGCTGGCTTTTATTTATCTGGTTGCTGTATCTGGAAAAAACAATCATTAGTGCTTGGTCGTTCACCATACCAGTGGCAGCATGAACCAGTTCTATATGGCTGGAAGAAAGATGGTAAACACGAATGGTACACCGGACGAAAGGAATCTACCATCTGGGAATTTGATCGTCCAAAGCAAAGTAAGGAACACCCAACGATGAAACCAATCCCATTACTAGCCTATCCAATCATGAACTCTACTATGTCGAACTGCACGGTTCTTGATCCATTCGGCGGTTCTGGTTCGACTCTGATTGCTTGTGAACAGACTAATCGGGTTTGTTACATGATGGAGTTAGATCCAAAATACTGTGATGTCATCGTTAATCGCTACATCAAACAAGTCGATTCGGATCAAGAAGTCAGTGTGGAAAGAGATGGTCATACAATTCCTTATAGTAATCTAAAAAAGCCGGCTTAA
- a CDS encoding DUF5049 domain-containing protein, giving the protein MNRIKDELAKRDRIRQQVLQIRNTGEVNMFDIENVKRLAYYYNCHDLIDYLTTDRASYVNLILTGKFN; this is encoded by the coding sequence ATGAACAGGATCAAAGATGAATTAGCCAAACGTGATCGTATTCGCCAACAGGTTTTACAAATTCGCAATACCGGTGAAGTAAATATGTTTGATATTGAAAACGTAAAACGACTCGCTTATTACTATAATTGCCACGATCTGATCGACTATTTAACCACTGACCGAGCCAGCTATGTCAACCTGATCTTAACCGGTAAATTTAATTAG
- a CDS encoding terminase large subunit, which yields MRKLKDYKPTRFMAKDSTYNKDAADFAVSFIECLCHTKGTWAGKPFELIDWQEKIIRDIFGILKPDGYRQFNTAYVEIPKKQGKSELAAAVALLLCCADGEERAEVYGCAADRQQAAIVFDVAADMVRMNPALKKRCKILASQKRLIYEPTNSFYQVLSADAYSKHGFNVSGVIFDELHTQPNRKLYDVMTKGSGDARTQPLYFLITTAGNDENSICYQVHQKAIDIMKGRKHDPRFYPVIYGAGRDEDWSSPEVWKKANPSLGITVKMEKVKDAYNSAKENPAEENTFRQLRLNQWVKQDVRWMPMDKWDACAFPVDPDELRGHDCYGGLDLSSTTDITAFVLVFPPRDDSEGYTLLPYFWIPEDNVDLRVRRDHVPYDIWKQQGYLQTTEGNVVHYGFIEHFIDDLGKKYHIREIAFDRWGAVEMVQNLEGMGFTVVPFGQGFKDMTPPTKELMRLTLEKKIAHGGHPVLRWMMDNIYIRTDPAGNIKPDKAKSTEKIDGVVATIMGLDRAIRNEDSGDSVYDGRGLLML from the coding sequence TTGAGAAAGTTAAAAGATTATAAACCAACTCGCTTTATGGCTAAAGATTCTACTTACAACAAGGATGCAGCTGATTTTGCGGTTTCTTTTATTGAATGCCTCTGTCATACAAAAGGAACTTGGGCGGGTAAACCATTTGAGTTGATTGATTGGCAGGAGAAAATCATTCGTGACATTTTCGGCATTTTGAAGCCTGATGGTTACCGTCAATTCAATACCGCTTATGTTGAGATTCCAAAGAAACAAGGAAAATCAGAACTAGCGGCAGCAGTTGCCCTTTTGCTTTGCTGCGCTGATGGTGAAGAACGTGCAGAAGTTTATGGTTGTGCTGCTGATCGCCAGCAGGCCGCCATTGTTTTTGACGTCGCCGCTGATATGGTACGAATGAACCCGGCTTTGAAGAAACGATGCAAAATTCTCGCTTCACAAAAACGGCTGATCTATGAACCCACTAATAGTTTCTATCAGGTTCTATCTGCTGACGCTTATTCTAAACATGGGTTCAATGTGTCCGGAGTTATCTTTGACGAACTGCATACCCAACCGAACCGGAAACTCTATGACGTTATGACGAAGGGATCAGGGGATGCCAGAACACAACCTCTTTACTTTCTAATAACCACTGCTGGTAATGATGAAAATTCAATCTGTTATCAAGTCCATCAAAAAGCAATTGATATCATGAAAGGTCGCAAACATGATCCCCGCTTTTATCCGGTAATTTATGGTGCTGGTCGGGATGAAGATTGGTCGAGCCCCGAAGTCTGGAAAAAAGCTAATCCTTCTTTAGGAATTACAGTCAAAATGGAGAAAGTAAAAGATGCCTATAATTCAGCCAAAGAAAACCCAGCTGAAGAAAATACCTTCCGTCAACTCCGTTTAAATCAGTGGGTTAAACAAGATGTCCGATGGATGCCGATGGATAAATGGGATGCTTGTGCATTTCCTGTTGATCCCGATGAGTTACGTGGTCACGATTGTTACGGTGGTCTTGACCTGTCATCAACTACTGATATCACAGCATTCGTTTTGGTCTTTCCACCGCGTGATGATTCCGAAGGTTACACCCTGCTCCCCTACTTCTGGATTCCTGAAGATAATGTCGACCTGCGGGTACGCCGTGACCATGTTCCCTATGATATCTGGAAACAGCAGGGATATTTACAAACCACAGAAGGTAATGTAGTTCACTACGGATTCATCGAACACTTTATTGATGATCTGGGAAAGAAATATCACATCCGTGAAATTGCCTTCGACCGGTGGGGAGCTGTCGAAATGGTCCAGAATCTTGAAGGAATGGGCTTCACGGTAGTGCCATTTGGCCAAGGGTTCAAAGATATGACTCCACCAACCAAAGAGTTGATGCGCTTAACTTTGGAAAAGAAAATTGCTCACGGTGGACACCCAGTTTTGCGTTGGATGATGGACAACATCTACATTCGAACTGATCCGGCAGGCAACATCAAACCAGATAAAGCAAAATCAACTGAAAAGATAGATGGCGTTGTCGCTACTATCATGGGATTGGATCGCGCCATTCGCAATGAAGACAGTGGTGACTCTGTTTATGATGGTCGAGGTCTATTAATGTTGTAA
- a CDS encoding phage portal protein — translation MSLFNKLFHTNKASPKNTLSSTMSFFFGSSMAGQNVTERTAMQNTAVYACVRVLAEGLAELPLHIYQYTSDGGKQRATNHPLYFLLHDAPNPEMTSFIFRETLMNHLLLWGNAYAQIIRNGQGQITGLYPLMPDRMDVNRAANGEIYYTYTRNYDDYQANNKSKQVILLSDEVLHIAGLGFDGLIGYSPIAMAKNAIGLSMAAEQYGATFFKNDATPGGVLEHPNVVKDPERLRKSWQSQFSGSNNHSIAVLEEGMTFHQLSIPPDQAQFLDTRKFQLDEIARIFRVPPHMVGGLDRSTFSNIEQQSLEFVKYTLNPWCIRWEQAMNQQLLSADDQRKFFVKFNVDGLLRGDYESRMNGYAIGRQNGWLSANDIRELEDLNRIPTNEGGDEYLVNGNMLPLNQAGNFYNSQPSKESEEPKE, via the coding sequence ATGAGTCTATTTAATAAATTGTTCCATACCAATAAAGCTTCACCCAAAAACACCCTATCCAGCACCATGTCATTTTTCTTCGGCAGTTCGATGGCTGGCCAAAATGTGACCGAACGCACCGCAATGCAGAATACAGCAGTTTATGCTTGTGTGCGAGTCTTGGCTGAAGGATTAGCTGAACTGCCACTCCATATTTATCAATACACCAGTGATGGTGGCAAACAGCGGGCAACTAACCACCCGCTTTATTTTTTGCTTCATGATGCGCCAAATCCAGAAATGACCAGTTTTATCTTCCGTGAAACTTTGATGAACCATCTCTTACTGTGGGGTAATGCTTATGCTCAGATCATTCGAAACGGTCAGGGCCAGATCACTGGGCTCTATCCTTTGATGCCAGATCGAATGGACGTTAACCGTGCTGCCAACGGTGAAATCTACTATACCTATACCCGCAACTATGATGATTACCAAGCAAACAATAAATCGAAGCAAGTCATTCTCTTATCCGATGAAGTCCTTCATATCGCAGGGTTAGGATTTGATGGTTTGATCGGCTATAGTCCAATTGCGATGGCCAAGAATGCGATTGGATTATCCATGGCCGCCGAACAATATGGAGCCACTTTCTTCAAAAATGATGCCACGCCTGGTGGTGTTCTCGAGCACCCTAATGTAGTCAAAGATCCTGAACGGCTTCGGAAAAGTTGGCAGTCACAATTTTCGGGATCTAATAATCACAGCATTGCTGTCTTGGAGGAAGGAATGACTTTTCACCAGCTTTCCATTCCACCCGACCAAGCGCAATTCCTTGATACCCGAAAATTCCAACTCGACGAAATTGCCAGAATTTTTCGTGTTCCACCGCATATGGTTGGTGGCCTAGACCGTTCAACTTTCTCAAATATTGAGCAGCAATCACTAGAATTCGTAAAGTACACCCTGAACCCTTGGTGCATTCGCTGGGAACAAGCTATGAATCAACAGCTACTTTCCGCTGATGATCAACGAAAGTTCTTCGTCAAATTCAATGTTGATGGACTACTACGTGGCGATTACGAAAGCCGAATGAATGGCTATGCAATTGGACGCCAAAATGGTTGGTTGTCTGCAAATGATATTCGGGAACTTGAAGATCTTAACCGCATCCCTACTAATGAAGGCGGTGACGAATACTTGGTAAATGGCAATATGCTACCACTCAACCAAGCTGGTAACTTCTATAATTCTCAACCATCTAAAGAAAGTGAGGAACCGAAAGAATGA
- a CDS encoding phage major capsid protein yields the protein MSKITELQEKRARIWKQAKDFLDAKQKESDVLSAEDNARYEKMEQEVVDLGKEINRRHKQAEIEVALNQPTCKALTNSPTADQLPKRQDAYAKDFWKMMRGHAVMDALKEGADPDGGFLVPDEFENQLIQKLQEANVLRTISHVIQTNSGEHKIPVVASEGTAAWLEEEAAYTESNTQFSQVSLGAHKLGTLIKVSEELLNDSAFDLMSYLSDEFGRRLGNAEEQAFLTGTGTGQPTGILTDTNGASAGSTAAKADTLTFDDLIDLFYSLKAPYRQNAVFLMNDDTVKAIRKMKDKNDQYIWQPSVQAGQPDRILNCPVYTSPFMPTMAASNKPVLFGDFNYYWIADRQGRTFKRLNELYAVTGQVGFLGSQRVDAKVILPEAIKTLAMAAK from the coding sequence ATGAGTAAAATTACTGAATTACAAGAAAAGCGTGCCCGTATTTGGAAACAAGCAAAGGATTTCCTAGATGCTAAGCAAAAGGAATCAGATGTACTCTCAGCCGAAGACAATGCCCGCTATGAAAAGATGGAGCAAGAAGTTGTCGACTTAGGTAAGGAAATCAATCGACGGCACAAGCAGGCAGAAATTGAAGTGGCACTGAACCAACCTACCTGTAAGGCCCTTACTAATTCCCCAACTGCTGATCAGCTACCAAAGAGACAGGATGCTTATGCAAAAGATTTCTGGAAAATGATGCGTGGACATGCCGTCATGGATGCTCTTAAGGAAGGTGCGGACCCCGATGGTGGTTTCTTAGTGCCCGACGAATTTGAAAACCAACTTATCCAAAAGTTGCAAGAAGCAAACGTGCTGCGAACGATCAGTCACGTCATCCAAACCAATAGCGGCGAACACAAGATCCCGGTTGTTGCCAGCGAAGGAACAGCTGCTTGGCTTGAAGAAGAAGCAGCCTACACAGAGTCCAACACGCAATTTAGTCAGGTGTCACTAGGCGCCCATAAGTTAGGAACCCTAATCAAAGTGTCGGAAGAATTACTAAACGATTCCGCATTTGATTTGATGTCCTATCTCTCTGATGAATTTGGCCGCCGACTCGGTAATGCCGAAGAACAAGCCTTTTTAACCGGTACCGGTACTGGTCAACCTACTGGCATCTTAACTGACACTAATGGTGCTTCAGCCGGATCCACAGCTGCTAAGGCCGATACGTTAACTTTTGATGATTTGATCGACCTTTTCTATTCCTTAAAGGCGCCATACCGTCAAAATGCTGTCTTTTTGATGAACGATGACACTGTGAAGGCCATCCGCAAGATGAAGGATAAGAATGACCAGTACATTTGGCAACCTTCCGTTCAGGCGGGCCAACCAGACCGAATCCTCAATTGCCCGGTTTATACTAGTCCGTTCATGCCAACCATGGCCGCATCTAATAAGCCAGTGCTCTTTGGTGATTTCAATTACTATTGGATTGCTGATCGTCAAGGTCGAACCTTCAAGCGTCTCAATGAACTTTATGCCGTAACTGGTCAAGTCGGTTTCTTGGGCTCGCAACGAGTAGATGCCAAAGTCATCCTCCCAGAAGCCATTAAGACTCTCGCCATGGCTGCTAAGTAG
- a CDS encoding head-tail connector protein — translation MAAITLAEAKAYLRVDNTTEDDLITKLIGSATATVENVLRQPLSAFDSLPDDIHTAILYTVAYLYEYRETADFDAMIKFLRAILSPYRKEEF, via the coding sequence GTGGCTGCTATTACTTTGGCCGAAGCAAAAGCCTACCTAAGAGTTGATAACACAACTGAAGATGACCTCATCACAAAGTTGATTGGATCAGCAACTGCTACCGTCGAAAATGTCCTTCGTCAGCCTCTATCAGCATTCGATTCCCTTCCTGATGATATTCACACGGCAATCCTTTATACCGTGGCCTACCTTTACGAATATCGGGAAACCGCCGATTTTGATGCCATGATCAAATTTCTTCGAGCCATCTTGTCCCCTTACCGGAAGGAGGAATTTTAA
- a CDS encoding phage head closure protein: MQQQNKRVSKIADIGELDRRITLMKKKYVGENPNTGMSMYKDVRLGDVWAKVSALHGQEYYTAVTVKLEKQLSFIIRYRDDIDEETNIWFEGRGYNIGFIDDVKYNHEYLEIKAEYSRGVDDPNEDN, encoded by the coding sequence ATGCAACAGCAAAACAAACGGGTCAGTAAGATTGCTGATATTGGTGAATTAGATCGCCGTATTACGCTGATGAAAAAGAAATATGTCGGCGAAAATCCTAATACTGGAATGTCGATGTACAAGGATGTTCGCTTAGGCGATGTGTGGGCAAAAGTTTCTGCTCTGCATGGTCAAGAATATTACACGGCGGTTACGGTCAAATTGGAAAAGCAATTGTCCTTTATTATTCGATATCGTGATGATATTGACGAAGAAACCAACATTTGGTTTGAAGGTCGTGGCTACAATATTGGCTTTATTGATGATGTCAAATATAACCATGAGTACTTGGAAATTAAGGCCGAGTATTCGAGAGGAGTTGATGATCCGAATGAAGACAACTAG
- a CDS encoding phage holin family protein has product MKTTSLTVINTCFGAIGAFLGWLLGGLDGFLYVLLIFMVVDYITGVLCAINEHKLSSEIGFRGLTRKVLILLLVGIAHCLDIYLLKNGSAIRTATIFFYISNEGISLLENISRLGLPVPDKLKSVLQQLHDKDDNN; this is encoded by the coding sequence ATGAAGACAACTAGTTTAACGGTAATTAATACTTGCTTTGGTGCAATTGGTGCTTTTCTCGGCTGGCTCTTAGGCGGGCTAGATGGTTTCTTATATGTTCTCTTGATTTTTATGGTCGTGGACTATATCACCGGAGTGCTTTGTGCCATTAATGAGCATAAGCTCTCCAGCGAGATTGGCTTTCGTGGGCTTACGCGCAAAGTATTAATCCTATTGTTAGTTGGCATTGCACATTGCCTTGATATTTACCTATTAAAGAATGGTTCAGCAATCCGTACCGCTACTATTTTCTTCTATATCTCTAATGAAGGTATTTCTCTATTAGAAAATATAAGCCGTCTGGGGCTACCCGTACCTGATAAATTGAAAAGTGTTCTCCAACAATTGCACGATAAGGACGATAATAACTAA
- a CDS encoding SHOCT domain-containing protein, protein MTKQVKEVTHQPLTSINTTISQKQLLNDLHYRQSKQIIQNLLNKGLISPTEFKDIDALNKQSFPPLLGPGNVDTSGL, encoded by the coding sequence ATGACCAAACAAGTTAAAGAAGTAACTCATCAACCACTGACGTCGATCAATACAACAATTTCGCAAAAGCAATTGCTAAATGACTTACATTATCGACAATCCAAACAGATCATCCAGAATCTGCTTAATAAAGGCTTAATCTCGCCCACCGAATTTAAGGACATTGATGCCTTAAACAAGCAGTCATTTCCACCATTATTAGGGCCCGGAAACGTTGATACATCAGGTCTCTAG
- a CDS encoding recombinase family protein yields MSTITKIQSYHRDAKQLRVAAYCRVSTDNVEQLESLENQREHYQKYISNQPNWQLAKIYYDEGISGTKLTKRDALKELLADCHNHRIDLVITKSISRLSRNTTDCLRIVRELQQLNIPIIFEKEHINTGAMASELFLSILSSIAQDESHSTAGNLRWSIRQRFASGEFRVSSAPYGYSIEDGNLVIDSVEAGVVREIFQQFLSGMSASQIARKLNHSHVATKRGGQWRSNTVINILRNCNYTGDMLCQKTYRDDQYHRHFNQGELTQYLIENHHPSLISHQAFDQAQKIIKENAQKRHIEVGTHKYQQHYPFSGKIICGYCSTTFKRQTRPNKICWACQKHLKSAKQCPIKAISEESLEAAFCSMMNKLIFSQKFLLQPFLEELQNQANSNSNGELGKLAEQIKANDHKAETLTRLMQTGLLDKAIYVNQTAKLEQDAYQCRQKIKLLNSQNTDSANDFEEVRSLLRWCQKGQTLTSFNPNLFQTFAQQIIVNDPTEVIFKLKCALELTEKLTKKAAVYQQFYRGIIKQRFNEPIKQAEYLYSIIESEGDLIG; encoded by the coding sequence ATGTCAACCATTACTAAAATCCAAAGCTACCATCGTGATGCCAAGCAACTCCGTGTAGCGGCCTATTGTCGAGTTTCAACTGACAACGTTGAACAACTTGAAAGTCTTGAGAATCAGCGTGAACACTATCAAAAATACATTAGCAATCAACCAAACTGGCAGTTAGCTAAGATCTATTACGATGAAGGAATCTCGGGTACCAAATTGACAAAGCGTGATGCCTTAAAAGAATTACTAGCTGATTGTCATAATCACCGAATTGACCTCGTAATTACCAAGTCGATCAGCCGCTTATCACGGAATACAACCGATTGTTTACGAATCGTTCGAGAGTTACAACAGCTGAACATCCCGATTATCTTTGAAAAGGAACATATCAACACTGGAGCAATGGCCAGCGAATTATTTCTCTCAATTCTCAGCAGTATTGCTCAGGATGAATCTCATTCGACTGCAGGAAATTTACGCTGGTCAATCAGGCAACGTTTCGCTAGTGGTGAGTTTCGAGTATCCTCTGCTCCCTATGGATATTCAATTGAGGATGGCAACTTAGTTATCGATTCAGTGGAAGCCGGGGTTGTGCGAGAAATTTTTCAACAATTTTTAAGCGGGATGTCAGCTAGTCAAATTGCTAGAAAACTGAATCACAGCCATGTCGCAACAAAGCGTGGTGGTCAATGGCGAAGTAACACCGTGATTAACATCTTACGAAACTGTAATTACACCGGTGATATGCTCTGCCAAAAGACTTATCGTGATGATCAATATCACCGTCATTTTAATCAAGGTGAACTCACTCAATACTTAATTGAAAACCATCATCCAAGTTTGATCAGTCACCAAGCCTTCGATCAAGCTCAGAAAATAATTAAGGAAAATGCGCAAAAGCGCCACATTGAAGTCGGTACTCACAAGTATCAGCAACATTATCCTTTCTCAGGAAAAATCATCTGTGGATATTGCAGTACCACCTTTAAGCGACAAACCAGACCTAATAAAATCTGTTGGGCATGTCAAAAGCACTTAAAGTCTGCAAAGCAATGCCCGATTAAAGCAATTAGTGAAGAAAGTTTGGAAGCCGCCTTCTGCAGCATGATGAATAAGTTAATCTTCAGCCAGAAGTTCCTACTGCAACCATTTCTTGAAGAACTACAAAATCAAGCTAATAGCAATTCCAATGGTGAATTAGGAAAATTGGCTGAGCAAATCAAAGCTAACGACCATAAGGCCGAAACGCTAACCCGATTGATGCAAACTGGGCTGCTCGACAAGGCCATTTATGTTAACCAAACGGCCAAACTAGAACAAGACGCTTATCAATGCCGACAAAAGATCAAACTACTGAATAGTCAAAATACTGATTCAGCCAACGATTTTGAAGAAGTCAGGTCTTTACTGCGTTGGTGCCAGAAAGGGCAAACGCTAACCAGCTTTAATCCCAACTTATTTCAAACTTTTGCACAGCAAATCATTGTCAACGATCCGACTGAAGTGATCTTTAAACTCAAATGTGCCTTGGAATTAACTGAAAAACTAACCAAGAAAGCCGCAGTCTATCAACAATTCTACCGTGGCATCATTAAGCAACGGTTCAATGAACCAATCAAGCAAGCCGAATATTTGTACAGCATTATCGAAAGTGAAGGTGATTTAATTGGGTAA